GCGGCGCTGGGCAACCGGTTGACGCTCGTGACCGACGCCATCCGCGCGGCCGGGCTGGGTGACGGCATCAGCGAGCTGGGTGGTCAGGAAGTGCAGGTGAGGAATGGCCGGGCGCAACTGAGCGACGGCACCCTGGCGGGCAGCGTCCTGACCCTGGACGTGGCCCTGCGCAACGCCCTGTCCCTGGGGTTGAGCCTGGAGGAGACTTCGGCGCTGCTGTCGGCCAATCCCGCCCGGTACCTGGGCCTGAGCGACCGGGGACGCATCGAAAGCGGCTGCCGCGCCGACCTGGTGGTGCTGGACACCGATTATGCCGTTCAGGAAGTATGGATCAAAGGCTCCCGGGTGGCTTGACCCGCCCGGAAAACGCACGAAAGGAAACATCAACCATGCCCACCACGAACCCCTTGATGCTGCAGGAAACCCGCGAGGCGCCCCAGGTCGTTGAGCGCCTGCTGCGCGAAAACGCCCCGCTCGTTCAGGACCTCATCCGTGAAGTGCGGTCCCGTGATCCCCTGCACGTCGTGACCGTGGCGCGTGGCAGCAGCGATCACGCCTGCACGGTGCTCAAGTACGCCATCGAGGCGTCCCTGGGGTTGAGCGTCGGCAGCGCGGCGCCCAGCGTACACACCCTCTACGGCCGCTCATTGCGCCTGGAACGCGCGCTGGTGCTGGCGGTGTCGCAGTCGGGGGCGTCACCCGACGTGGTGGAGAGCGTCACGCGCGCCCGCGCGTGCGGCGCCCTGACCGTCGCGTTTGTCAATCAGGAGGACTCCGATCTGGCGCGCGCTGCCGAGTTCGTGCTGCCGTTGCGTGCCGGCACCGAGCAGGCGGTCGCGGCCACCAAAAGCTACCTCGCCAGCCTCGCCGCCGGACTGCAACTCGTGGCTGCCCTGGCAGACGACCGAACGCTTTCGGGCGCGCTGGAGGTCTTGCCCGATACCCTCGCGGCGACGCTGCTGCTCGAAGACGTGGCAAGTGAGCGGGCCGAGCGCTACCGCTACGCCGAAACCATGGTGGTTCTCGGCCGGGGCGCGCACTTCGGGGTGGCGCTGGAGAGCGCACTCAAGCTCAAGGAAACCAGTGGTCTGATGGCCGAAGCCTACAGTGCCGCCGAGTTTCTGCACGGTCCCGTGCGGGTCGTCGAGGCCGGTTTTCCCATTCTGGCCTTGCAGGCGCGTGACGAAACCGCCGCTTCGACCGCCGACGCTTACCGTGCGCTGAGTGAAAAAGCCGTGGAACTGCTGCTGGTGGGTGCCGAAGCACCGCTTCCTGCGCCGCTGCGCCTGATCACGCCTGCCAGCGGGCACGGCTGGACGGACACGCTGCCGTCTGCGCTGAGCGTGTACCTGCTGGCCGGACACCTGGCCCTCGCGCGTGGACTTGACCCCGACGCACCGCCCAGCCTGCGCAAAGTCACCCTGACCCGCTGAGCACTGTCCTTGTCTTTCGAACATTCACGTCTTTCGAACATTCAGGCAGGAGGGGAAGAGAATGGGACGACTGCGCGATCTGGGGATAGGTGTGGGGCTGGGGGAAAGCGGACCGTGGAACGCCATCACCGATGTGGCGGGCGTGCGGGTCGGGCACACCACCCTGATCGAGGGAGAAGGAGCGCTGCGCGTCGGACACGGACCCGTGCACACCGGGGTGACGGTGCTGCATCCGCGTGCCGGCCTGGCGCGTGACGAGCCGCTGTTCGCCGGCTTTCACCGCCTGAACGGCAACGGGGAGATGACGGGCGTGCAGTGGATCGAGGAAGCCGGACTGCTCGCTTCCCCGATTGCCCTGACGAACACCCACTCGGTGGGCGTAGTGCGCGACGCGCTGATCGCCCTCGAACTGCGCGACCGCCGCGATGACGGCGTGTACTGGAGCATGCCGGTGGTCAGCGAAACCTACGACGGCCTGCTCAGCGACATCGGTGGCTTTCACGTCCGCGAGGAG
The Deinococcus peraridilitoris DSM 19664 genome window above contains:
- a CDS encoding SIS domain-containing protein, which encodes MPTTNPLMLQETREAPQVVERLLRENAPLVQDLIREVRSRDPLHVVTVARGSSDHACTVLKYAIEASLGLSVGSAAPSVHTLYGRSLRLERALVLAVSQSGASPDVVESVTRARACGALTVAFVNQEDSDLARAAEFVLPLRAGTEQAVAATKSYLASLAAGLQLVAALADDRTLSGALEVLPDTLAATLLLEDVASERAERYRYAETMVVLGRGAHFGVALESALKLKETSGLMAEAYSAAEFLHGPVRVVEAGFPILALQARDETAASTADAYRALSEKAVELLLVGAEAPLPAPLRLITPASGHGWTDTLPSALSVYLLAGHLALARGLDPDAPPSLRKVTLTR